One stretch of Dyella jiangningensis DNA includes these proteins:
- a CDS encoding cation diffusion facilitator family transporter, producing MSGHANSLRAILLALGANFAIFISKLVAAFVTGSGAMMAEAVHSLADCGNQGLLLLGMRQADRPPSDEYPLGWGRAPYFWSFLVAMLLFSVGGMFSIYEGIHKLSHPEPLKWPWLAIGVLGFGVVAESISMHGCLTEVNKARGERSLWRWFHETRSSELLVIFGEDLAALLGLSVALVAVLATMITGNLLYDAIGTIVIGALLVVVAIAVAYEVKALLIGQGVEPARREEMLAFVNARPEVDVVLNLITLQMGPDVMVAVKARMSPAPDQATLIANINDVERAMKERFPDIRWSFFEPDVAD from the coding sequence ATGTCAGGCCACGCCAATTCGCTGAGAGCGATCCTGCTCGCTCTCGGCGCCAACTTCGCCATCTTTATCAGCAAGCTCGTCGCCGCCTTCGTCACCGGCTCGGGGGCGATGATGGCCGAAGCGGTGCACTCACTCGCCGATTGCGGCAACCAGGGGCTGCTGCTGTTGGGCATGCGCCAGGCCGATCGCCCGCCGTCGGATGAGTATCCGCTGGGTTGGGGCCGTGCACCGTATTTCTGGTCGTTCCTGGTGGCGATGCTGCTGTTCAGCGTCGGCGGCATGTTTTCGATCTACGAAGGCATCCACAAACTCAGCCATCCCGAACCGCTGAAATGGCCCTGGCTGGCCATCGGCGTGCTCGGCTTCGGCGTGGTGGCCGAATCCATCTCGATGCACGGCTGTCTCACCGAAGTGAACAAGGCACGCGGGGAACGCAGCCTGTGGCGATGGTTCCACGAGACGCGCTCCAGCGAGTTGCTGGTGATCTTCGGCGAAGATCTCGCGGCGCTGCTGGGCCTCAGCGTCGCGCTCGTCGCGGTGCTCGCCACCATGATCACCGGCAACCTTCTCTACGACGCCATCGGCACCATCGTCATCGGCGCACTGCTGGTCGTCGTCGCCATCGCCGTGGCCTACGAAGTGAAGGCGCTGCTGATCGGCCAAGGCGTCGAGCCCGCACGGCGCGAAGAAATGCTCGCCTTCGTCAATGCGCGTCCTGAAGTGGACGTCGTGCTCAACCTCATCACGCTGCAGATGGGTCCAGACGTGATGGTGGCCGTCAAGGCCCGCATGTCGCCCGCGCCGGATCAGGCAACCCTGATCGCCAACATCAACGACGTCGAGCGCGCGATGAAGGAGCGCTTCCCGGACATCCGCTGGAGCTTCTTCGAGCCGGACGTGGCGGATTGA
- a CDS encoding Slp family lipoprotein has product MPVRLASYLLRGMAIASLTALAACAPAPIYKPSTNTIAVPPNAVAQSPERFANADVIWGGRIVQVNNFHDHSEIEILGYPLDSSQRPKVDNGGGWGRFVAVVPGYVESFDYPSGSLITLTGRITGSRNGNVGEAGYVFPTVSVAQSHVWTAAEMESGKSNVSFGIGVGVVH; this is encoded by the coding sequence ATGCCTGTCCGTCTCGCTTCCTATCTGCTTCGCGGCATGGCGATCGCCAGCCTGACGGCTCTGGCCGCATGCGCTCCCGCGCCGATCTACAAGCCTTCGACCAACACCATCGCGGTTCCTCCGAACGCGGTGGCGCAATCGCCAGAGCGCTTTGCGAACGCAGACGTGATCTGGGGCGGCCGCATCGTGCAGGTGAACAACTTCCACGACCACAGCGAGATCGAGATCCTTGGCTACCCGCTGGACAGCTCGCAGCGTCCCAAGGTGGACAACGGCGGCGGCTGGGGTCGCTTCGTCGCCGTCGTGCCGGGTTATGTCGAATCGTTCGACTATCCCTCCGGTTCGCTGATCACGCTCACTGGCCGCATCACCGGCAGCCGCAACGGCAACGTGGGCGAGGCCGGTTACGTGTTTCCCACGGTGAGCGTGGCGCAGTCGCATGTGTGGACGGCCGCCGAAATGGAGAGCGGCAAGTCCAACGTGAGCTTCGGCATCGGCGTGGGCGTGGTCCACTGA
- a CDS encoding 23S rRNA (adenine(2030)-N(6))-methyltransferase RlmJ translates to MNYRHAYHAGNFADVLKHTVLFALIEALQAKATPFAFVDTHAGSGCYALDSTEAGKTGEYKDGIARLLFPDLHASGGRSEPLPPLLRRWLDAILRVPGNEHGLKLYPGSPLQVANAMRETDSAQLCELHPEEATRLRELFRHDHRVHVHERNGYEALKALLPPKEKRGLVLIDPPYEAQDAEYRVIEQALKLALQRWPTGVYAVWYPIKLRSQVQPFHRWLQRCGARRVLRAELLVHPDDSPLRLNGSGMVILNAPWKLDDVLRDSLRAMAPLLSQERRAEWRLDWLVEETQA, encoded by the coding sequence ATGAACTACCGTCACGCCTACCACGCCGGCAACTTCGCCGATGTCCTCAAGCACACGGTGCTGTTCGCGCTGATCGAAGCCTTGCAGGCCAAGGCCACGCCGTTCGCCTTCGTCGACACCCATGCCGGCAGCGGCTGCTATGCGCTGGACAGCACCGAGGCCGGCAAGACGGGCGAATACAAGGACGGCATCGCGCGCCTGCTGTTCCCCGATCTCCATGCCTCCGGTGGGCGTTCCGAACCACTGCCGCCGCTGCTGCGCCGCTGGCTGGACGCGATCCTCCGCGTACCGGGCAACGAACACGGCCTGAAGCTTTATCCAGGCTCGCCCTTGCAGGTGGCGAACGCCATGCGCGAAACCGACAGCGCGCAGCTGTGCGAACTGCACCCGGAAGAAGCCACGCGCCTGCGCGAGCTGTTCCGCCACGATCACCGCGTCCATGTCCATGAGCGCAACGGTTATGAAGCGCTGAAGGCGTTGCTGCCGCCCAAGGAAAAGCGCGGCCTGGTGCTGATCGATCCGCCCTACGAGGCGCAGGACGCCGAGTACCGCGTGATCGAGCAGGCGCTCAAGCTGGCCCTGCAGCGCTGGCCCACCGGCGTCTATGCCGTCTGGTACCCGATCAAGCTGCGCAGCCAGGTGCAACCCTTCCACCGCTGGCTGCAGCGTTGCGGCGCCCGCCGTGTGCTGCGTGCCGAACTGCTCGTGCATCCCGACGATTCACCGCTGCGCCTCAATGGTTCGGGCATGGTCATCCTCAACGCGCCCTGGAAGCTCGACGACGTGCTGCGCGATTCGCTGCGCGCCATGGCACCGCTGCTCTCGCAGGAACGCCGGGCCGAATGGCGCCTCGACTGGCTGGTGGAAGAAACCCAGGCCTGA
- a CDS encoding copper resistance system multicopper oxidase, producing MNKQEPRGFQLPRRRFVQGLALGGVAAGLGLWRGDALAQIAMPRAELRGNHFELEIGELPVDYTGRKRIATVVNGQLPAPLLRWRQGDTVTLRVRNRLRETSSIHWHGIVLPADMDGVPGLSFDGIPPGGEYVYRFTVNQAGTYWYHSHSRFQEQTGLYGPIVVEPRDGERHAADRDYVVLLNDWTDLDPETVYANLKKQGGYYNVGKRTVGDFLRDAGRDGLSGALAERRMWNQMRMDPTDLADVSAVAYTYLVNGQTPAGNWTGLFNAGEKIRLRFINGSSMTFFDVRIPGLKMTVVAADGQAIEPVSVDEFRIGTAETYDVIVQPSADRAWTIFAQSMDRTGYARATLAPRIGMTADVPSLDPRPLLSMGDMMGAMDHGGMGHDMSGMDMMAMPGMSMSMHHEPAPSLKTGPEVDMRVAAPRRNLDDPGVGLRDNGRRVLSYADLHAIDAPISPNVDRELTLHLTGNMERYLWSFDGRRASAAEPLRFRHGEHLRVTLVNDTMMTHPIHLHGMWSELESPDGSFQARKHTVMVQPAQQLSYRVSADAPGRWAYHCHLLYHMEAGMFREVVVA from the coding sequence ATGAACAAGCAGGAACCGCGCGGCTTTCAACTGCCGCGTCGGCGTTTCGTCCAGGGGCTGGCGCTGGGTGGCGTCGCCGCTGGCCTGGGACTTTGGCGCGGCGACGCGCTGGCCCAGATCGCCATGCCGCGCGCCGAACTCCGCGGCAACCATTTCGAACTGGAGATCGGCGAGCTGCCGGTCGACTACACCGGGCGCAAGCGCATCGCCACGGTGGTGAATGGGCAGCTGCCCGCGCCGCTGCTGCGCTGGCGCCAGGGCGACACGGTGACGCTGCGCGTGCGCAACCGGCTGCGCGAAACCAGCTCCATCCACTGGCACGGCATCGTGTTGCCGGCGGACATGGACGGCGTGCCCGGCCTGAGTTTCGACGGCATACCGCCTGGCGGCGAATACGTCTATCGCTTCACGGTGAACCAGGCGGGCACGTACTGGTACCACAGCCATTCGCGCTTCCAGGAGCAGACCGGGCTGTATGGCCCGATCGTGGTCGAGCCGCGCGATGGCGAGCGCCACGCGGCGGATCGCGACTACGTGGTGCTGTTGAACGACTGGACCGATCTCGACCCGGAAACCGTCTACGCCAACCTGAAGAAGCAGGGCGGTTACTACAACGTCGGCAAGCGTACGGTGGGCGACTTCCTGCGCGATGCGGGGCGCGACGGCCTGTCGGGCGCGCTGGCCGAACGGCGCATGTGGAACCAGATGCGCATGGACCCCACCGACCTGGCCGACGTTTCCGCCGTGGCCTACACGTATCTGGTGAACGGGCAGACGCCGGCCGGCAATTGGACAGGACTGTTCAACGCGGGCGAGAAGATCCGGCTGCGCTTCATCAATGGCTCGTCGATGACCTTCTTCGATGTGCGCATCCCGGGTTTGAAGATGACCGTGGTGGCGGCCGACGGGCAGGCGATCGAGCCGGTGAGCGTGGATGAGTTCCGCATCGGTACGGCCGAAACCTACGACGTGATCGTGCAGCCGTCCGCTGATCGCGCGTGGACCATCTTCGCCCAGAGCATGGATCGCACGGGTTACGCACGCGCCACGCTTGCGCCTCGCATCGGCATGACGGCCGACGTGCCGTCGCTCGATCCGCGTCCGCTGCTGAGCATGGGCGACATGATGGGCGCGATGGATCACGGCGGCATGGGGCACGACATGTCCGGCATGGACATGATGGCGATGCCCGGCATGTCGATGTCGATGCACCACGAGCCTGCGCCTTCGCTGAAGACCGGGCCGGAGGTCGACATGCGAGTGGCCGCGCCGCGACGCAACCTCGACGATCCTGGCGTGGGGTTGCGCGACAACGGCCGCCGGGTGCTCAGCTATGCGGACCTGCACGCGATCGATGCGCCGATCTCGCCGAACGTCGACCGCGAACTCACCCTGCACCTCACCGGCAACATGGAGCGTTACCTGTGGTCGTTCGACGGCAGGCGCGCCTCGGCCGCGGAGCCGCTGCGCTTCCGCCATGGCGAGCACCTGCGCGTGACGCTGGTGAACGACACCATGATGACCCACCCGATCCACCTGCATGGCATGTGGAGCGAGCTGGAGTCGCCGGACGGCTCGTTCCAGGCGCGCAAGCACACGGTGATGGTGCAGCCGGCGCAGCAGCTGAGTTATCGCGTGAGCGCCGATGCCCCGGGACGCTGGGCGTACCACTGCCATCTGCTCTACCACATGGAGGCGGGCATGTTCCGCGAGGTGGTGGTGGCATGA
- a CDS encoding copper resistance protein B gives MNRRMIPGIALALGACAPSMLLAQSADMQDMPGMSMQHAPQTDPHAGHHATTKPADSAQVHDGMDHSGHDMPATGEATLPPNDHVPPPPPQHAMPAMTREQMGALMQMDDASATGMLLFDRLERTRSTSGDYATSWEAEGWLGNPIDRLWVKAEGERGSDGTEGRADVLWSHAWASFWDAQLGARQDFGRGPTRQWAAVGVQGLAPYWFETQATFYAGEQGRTALRLEASYELLFTQRLILEPKLELNLYGKDDPQRGVSSGLSDVEAGLRLRYEFSRKFAPYVGVNWTRRYGDSQAPGAPAFHARETIWVAGVRWWL, from the coding sequence ATGAACCGGCGAATGATTCCGGGCATCGCACTGGCGCTGGGCGCCTGTGCGCCATCGATGCTGCTGGCGCAAAGTGCCGACATGCAGGACATGCCCGGCATGTCCATGCAGCATGCACCGCAGACCGATCCCCATGCGGGCCATCACGCGACGACCAAGCCGGCCGACAGCGCGCAGGTGCATGACGGCATGGACCACTCCGGCCATGACATGCCCGCTACCGGCGAAGCGACGCTTCCGCCCAACGACCATGTACCGCCGCCTCCGCCCCAGCACGCCATGCCCGCCATGACGCGGGAGCAGATGGGCGCATTGATGCAGATGGACGATGCGTCGGCGACGGGCATGCTGTTGTTCGATCGCCTTGAGCGGACGCGCAGCACATCCGGTGACTACGCCACGAGCTGGGAGGCGGAGGGATGGCTCGGCAATCCCATCGATCGCCTGTGGGTGAAAGCCGAAGGCGAGCGCGGCAGCGACGGCACCGAAGGCCGCGCCGATGTGTTGTGGAGCCACGCCTGGGCCAGTTTCTGGGATGCACAGCTCGGTGCGCGGCAGGATTTTGGCCGAGGACCGACACGGCAATGGGCCGCTGTCGGTGTGCAGGGCCTGGCGCCGTACTGGTTCGAAACGCAGGCGACGTTCTATGCGGGCGAGCAGGGGCGCACGGCGTTGAGGCTCGAAGCCAGCTACGAACTGTTGTTCACGCAACGCTTGATCCTGGAGCCCAAACTCGAACTCAACCTGTACGGCAAGGATGATCCGCAGCGTGGCGTGTCGTCGGGCCTGTCGGATGTGGAGGCCGGGCTGCGCCTGCGCTATGAGTTCAGCCGCAAGTTCGCGCCCTATGTCGGCGTGAACTGGACGCGGCGCTACGGTGATAGCCAGGCGCCTGGCGCGCCCGCGTTCCATGCCCGCGAAACGATCTGGGTGGCTGGCGTACGCTGGTGGTTGTAA